One Glycine soja cultivar W05 chromosome 2, ASM419377v2, whole genome shotgun sequence genomic region harbors:
- the LOC114377994 gene encoding L-cysteine desulfhydrase-like encodes MLSPTANHQPPTTNGSLSPQTITMTTLPETPTMENDNTTHLNGTGKKPKLAHVTHTISEAEIREEFSHHHRGVARINNGSFGSCPHSVLAAQSTWQLRFLQQPDDFYFNALRPGILASRAAIQDLINAGHVDDVSLVDNATTAAAVVLQQIGRRFVRGYFHRNDAVVMFHCAYQAVKKSIEAYVSPIGGTIVEVELPFPVRSEEEIITEFKKGLEKGKLNGGRVRLAIIDHITSMPSFVLPVRELIRVCREHGVEQVFVDGAHAIGSVPVDVKEIGADFYVSNLYKWFFSPPSVAFLYCKEKSNDVHHPVVSQEYGKGLPVESAWVGMRDYSPQLVVPSILEFVNRFEGGIEGIMKRNHDGVVKMGTMLAESWGTVLGSPPDMCASMIMVGLPSRLRVMSVDDALRLRSYLRVYHAVEVPVYYQALRNGDRDPRDKDGFITGYVRISHQVYNTADDYERLKTAINQLVEDGKVCSGLPKE; translated from the coding sequence ATGTTATCTCCAACCGCCAACCACCAACCACCAACCACCAACGGCTCACTCTCTCCCCAAACAATAACAATGACAACACTTCCCGAAACCCCCACCATGGAAAACGACAACACCACCCACCTAAACGGCACCGGCAAGAAACCCAAGCTCGCGCACGTCACGCACACCATTTCCGAGGCCGAGATCCGCGAGGAATTCTCCCACCACCACCGCGGCGTCGCCAGAATCAACAATGGCAGCTTTGGCAGCTGCCCGCATTCCGTCCTCGCCGCGCAGTCCACCTGGCAGCTCCGCTTCCTCCAGCAGCCCGACGACTTCTACTTCAACGCGCTCCGCCCCGGTATCCTCGCCTCACGCGCCGCCATCCAAGACCTCATCAATGCCGGCCACGTGGACGACGTCTCCCTCGTTGACAACGCCACCACCGCCGCCGCCGTCGTCCTCCAGCAGATCGGCCGCCGCTTCGTCCGCGGCTACTTCCACCGGAACGACGCCGTTGTGATGTTCCACTGCGCCTACCAGGCCGTGAAGAAATCCATTGAAGCTTACGTCAGTCCCATCGGCGGCACCATCGTCGAGGTTGAACTCCCCTTTCCGGTGCGCTCGGAGGAAGAAATCATAACGGAGTTCAAGAAAGGCCTCGAGAAAGGTAAACTCAACGGCGGAAGAGTTAGGTTAGCGATAATCGATCACATAACTTCCATGCCTTCGTTCGTTCTCCCCGTTCGCGAATTGATCAGGGTTTGCAGAGAGCACGGAGTGGAGCAGGTTTTCGTCGACGGCGCTCACGCCATTGGAAGCGTCCCCGTGGACGTTAAGGAAATTGGAGCTGATTTTTACGTGAGCAATTTGTACAAGTGGTTTTTCTCGCCGCCTTCGGTGGCGTTTTTGTATTGTaaggaaaaatcaaacgacgtgCACCACCCTGTCGTTTCACAGGAGTACGGGAAGGGCCTACCGGTTGAGAGTGCGTGGGTGGGGATGCGTGACTATAGCCCCCAGCTTGTTGTGCCATCGATTTTGGAGTTCGTGAATCGGTTTGAGGGTGGGATTGAGGGGATTATGAAGAGGAACCATGACGGGGTTGTGAAAATGGGAACCATGTTGGCGGAGTCGTGGGGAACGGTTCTGGGGTCGCCTCCTGATATGTGTGCTAGCATGATTATGGTGGGGTTGCCTTCTAGGTTGCGTGTGATGAGTGTTGATGATGCATTGAGGTTAAGGTCGTACCTTAGGGTTTATCATGCAGTTGAAGTTCCTGTGTATTACCAGGCTTTGAGGAATGGTGATAGGGATCCTAGGGACAAGGATGGGTTTATAACTGGTTACGTAAGGATATCTCATCAAGTTTATAATACTGCTGATGATTATGAGAGGCTTAAGACTGCGATCAATCAGCTTGTGGAGGACGGGAAAGTTTGCAGCGGGCTTCCTAAGGAGtga